CAGTTGCTGGAGCGCTTTTTGCAAGGAACGACTAAATATGGAACGATTTCCCTCTTGCAATTCTCGCCGCATATCCACAACTTCCACGGGTGGTAAAGGGCGGGCGTTGATACGTTGGGGGAGGGAGAGGTAGTGGGTAGGGAGTGGGGAGTGGGGAAGGTGGGGCCCCCTCTGGGGATAAGGGGTAATGGGGAGTAGGGGGGGAGGGGGGGACAATTCTACCTTGTCTCTAACATCTACCCAAGTCTCTAAAGAAGGTGTTGCGGAACCGAGAATGAGGGGACAGTTTTCTAATTCTGCTCTCCAAGCCGCGACGGTGCGGGCGTGGTAGGTTGGGGCGGGAGAATCTTGCTTGAAACTGCTGTCGTGTTCTTCATCTAGGATGATTATGCCTAAGTTTGGCAATGGGGCGAATATGGCGCTTCTCGTACCTATGACAATTTGGGGTACTCCTGCTAGCATCAGCCGCCAAGTGTCGTATCTTTCTCCTGCAGAAAGAGCGCTATGGTAAACGAGTACGGGTGAAGCTCCGTTGACTCCTACACCAAAACGAGCGCGAAAACGGTCGGTTAACTGCGGCGTGAGTCCAATTTCAGGGACTAAAACAAGGGCTGATTTTCCCTGCGCTAATAAAGGAGCGATCGCCTGCAAATAAATCTCTGTTTTTCCGGAACCTGTGACTCCGTGTAGGAGTACTTTAGCATATCCGTTCAAACGAGCGATCGCCTCTAACGCTTTTGACTGATCGGGTGTTAATATCTTACTTTGTTCTTTTCCTAGCATCCCCCCTGGCGTAGAAGAACTTTCTGTTCGCAATACCTCCCTTTCTTGGATGACAACGTAGCCTTTTTGTTCTAGATTTTTTAGGATTGTAGAGCTTGTGTTACAAAGTCGCAACAATTCATTTTGCCACAATTCGCCCCCTTGCCTTCGCAGGACTTCCAGTACTTCTCGTTGGCGAGGGGTTAAATCGCGGTCAAACAGATTTCCCACTAGGGTCACTGCTTTTTCGTATTTGGGTTTAGCTAACTGTGGAGGTTCTAAATAACTTTCTACCAGACCTCGTCGCAACAATTCTTGGACTGCCTTGTGGGCGCTGGGGACTTGACGCTGAAGATATACAAAGCTATAGTCTCCATCTATTTGTTCTTGAAGAAGTTGTAATATTTGATTTGCCGTTTTATTACTGATTTTACCTACTGACTGTTGAAAGATTAATAATGTCAGCAAGTCTTTATTCTCAATAACCTTTAGTAAATAAAAATGGAGCAGGAAAGAATGAGACTTTTGTACATTGGTAAAAGTCAGAATTGGACGGGAAATATCTATCGGGTATTTTTCTACTAAAGTGTTTGTTTTGGTAGAAACCCCTGCACCAGCAACAGTTAAGCGAATGCGTCGCTGCGATCGCCCTAATAAGCCTGGTGGTAGAGTCATGCGAATCACTTCAATCAATCGCGTACAATAGTAAGATGCAACTCGATTCACCAGTTCTGTATATGCCAACGGAAAAAAGCCTGCGCTCACTACTTCTTCGATATCGCGAATTTTTTCCAGTGGTACATCTGCTGGAGGTTGTGTTAGAAAACGAATGGCAACTCCTCCTATCAATTGAGAACCGAATGGCACACTTAAAATATCCCCAGGTTTTACTGCCAATTGTTCTGGCACTCTATAAACGTAAAGCTCTGAACCGGATGGACTATCTACCAACACTTCTATCCAGCGATGCCTATTTATTTCTGCGTTATAGGATTTGCCTGGTTCAGCAACTGTCATAGGGAGCAAACTGACGCCATTCATATACATAATCTTTGCCTGGGAGG
This genomic interval from Scytonema hofmannii PCC 7110 contains the following:
- the priA gene encoding primosomal protein N' — translated: MYMNGVSLLPMTVAEPGKSYNAEINRHRWIEVLVDSPSGSELYVYRVPEQLAVKPGDILSVPFGSQLIGGVAIRFLTQPPADVPLEKIRDIEEVVSAGFFPLAYTELVNRVASYYCTRLIEVIRMTLPPGLLGRSQRRIRLTVAGAGVSTKTNTLVEKYPIDISRPILTFTNVQKSHSFLLHFYLLKVIENKDLLTLLIFQQSVGKISNKTANQILQLLQEQIDGDYSFVYLQRQVPSAHKAVQELLRRGLVESYLEPPQLAKPKYEKAVTLVGNLFDRDLTPRQREVLEVLRRQGGELWQNELLRLCNTSSTILKNLEQKGYVVIQEREVLRTESSSTPGGMLGKEQSKILTPDQSKALEAIARLNGYAKVLLHGVTGSGKTEIYLQAIAPLLAQGKSALVLVPEIGLTPQLTDRFRARFGVGVNGASPVLVYHSALSAGERYDTWRLMLAGVPQIVIGTRSAIFAPLPNLGIIILDEEHDSSFKQDSPAPTYHARTVAAWRAELENCPLILGSATPSLETWVDVRDKVELSPPPPLLPITPYPQRGPHLPHSPLPTHYLSLPQRINARPLPPVEVVDMRRELQEGNRSIFSRSLQKALQQLKERNQQGILFIHRRGHSTFVSCRSCGFVMECPHCDVSLAYHYTEETMQVLRCHYCNYTRSHPRSCPECSSPYLKYFGSGTQKVEEELAKQFPDLGCIRFDSDTTRNKGAHRTLITQFANGEADLLVGTQMLTKGLDLPQVTLVGVVSADGLLHLSDYRASERAFQTLTQVAGRAGRGEEPGRVIVQTYTPEHPVIEAVKHHDYHSFINEELEQRQALNYPPYGRLILLRLSSTDPIQVENTAQVVAAILPQQEGLEILGPVPATILRVANRYRWQILLKLAPETPPYLPYWEEIDKLCRQKSVSFTIDVDPLNMMG